From one Pseudactinotalea sp. HY158 genomic stretch:
- a CDS encoding putative PEP-binding protein gives MDSSRLLLRGTPVVPGAGYGPAVRPMPRPDPAVAMSAAPSDPETELDRLERAVTAVADRLNERAGHVSGAAADVLRTGAVMADDPGLRSVAKKAIREGRSACQALWSAAAEFTSAFEAAGGLMAERVTDLEDIRDRVAAELLGLPEPGVPVPEAPSVLLAADLAPADAALLDPELITAIAVRLGGPTSHTAIIARQLGIPCVVGVHRLDETADDHLILVDGTAGTVTVDPEPQSARDRVAEAREQAATAAAWRGEGATSDGHGVDLLANVQDGAGARAAAQGVAVGVGLMRTELAFMASATEPSSDHQAHVYGDVLRAFPDAKVIIRTLDAGSDKPLPFIEFEDESNPALGVRGLRIAADDPGILDRQLDAIAAAARAVGAAVDPWVMAPMVATVAEARFFAERARARGLVPGVMIEVPAAALLAESILAEVDFVSIGTNDLSQYTMAADRLSPALASLCDPWQPAVLALIDRVAQAGRATGKRVGVCGEAAADPLLACVLVGMGVSSLSAAPIALPAVGARLAGATLADCERAAAAALATTDSREAREAAAGALA, from the coding sequence ATGGACAGTTCGCGGCTCCTCCTTCGCGGTACCCCCGTCGTCCCCGGGGCCGGCTACGGCCCGGCCGTGCGCCCGATGCCGCGGCCCGATCCCGCGGTGGCCATGTCGGCGGCGCCGAGCGATCCCGAGACCGAGCTCGACCGGCTCGAGCGGGCGGTCACGGCGGTGGCCGACCGCCTGAACGAGCGCGCCGGTCACGTCTCCGGCGCGGCGGCCGACGTGCTGCGCACCGGGGCCGTGATGGCGGACGACCCGGGACTGCGGTCGGTCGCGAAGAAGGCGATCCGGGAGGGGCGCTCGGCCTGCCAGGCGCTGTGGAGTGCCGCCGCGGAGTTCACGTCCGCGTTCGAGGCCGCCGGCGGGCTCATGGCCGAGCGCGTGACCGACCTCGAGGACATCCGCGACCGGGTCGCGGCCGAACTCCTCGGCCTGCCCGAGCCGGGCGTGCCGGTGCCCGAGGCCCCGTCCGTGCTGCTGGCCGCCGATCTGGCCCCGGCGGATGCCGCGCTCCTCGATCCCGAACTCATCACCGCGATCGCCGTGCGGCTCGGGGGACCGACGAGTCACACCGCGATCATCGCGCGTCAGCTGGGGATCCCGTGCGTCGTCGGAGTCCACAGGCTCGACGAGACCGCCGACGACCACCTCATCCTCGTCGACGGAACGGCGGGTACCGTCACCGTCGATCCCGAGCCGCAGTCCGCCCGGGACCGGGTGGCCGAGGCACGCGAGCAGGCGGCCACGGCCGCCGCGTGGCGGGGCGAGGGGGCGACGTCGGACGGTCACGGCGTCGACCTGCTCGCGAACGTGCAGGACGGCGCCGGAGCCCGGGCCGCGGCCCAGGGCGTGGCCGTGGGCGTCGGCCTCATGCGCACCGAGCTCGCCTTCATGGCCTCGGCCACGGAGCCGAGCAGCGACCATCAGGCCCACGTCTACGGCGACGTGCTCCGGGCGTTCCCCGACGCGAAGGTGATCATCCGCACCCTGGACGCCGGCTCCGACAAGCCCCTGCCGTTCATCGAGTTCGAGGACGAGTCCAACCCCGCCCTCGGCGTCCGTGGCCTGCGGATCGCGGCCGACGATCCCGGCATCCTCGACCGCCAGCTCGACGCGATCGCCGCCGCCGCGCGGGCCGTCGGGGCCGCGGTCGATCCCTGGGTCATGGCACCGATGGTCGCCACCGTCGCCGAGGCGCGGTTCTTCGCCGAACGCGCCCGGGCGCGGGGCCTCGTGCCCGGGGTCATGATCGAGGTGCCGGCCGCCGCACTGCTCGCCGAGTCGATCCTCGCCGAGGTGGACTTCGTCTCGATCGGCACGAACGACCTGTCCCAGTACACGATGGCGGCCGACCGACTCTCCCCGGCGCTGGCGAGCCTGTGCGATCCGTGGCAGCCGGCCGTGCTCGCCCTGATCGACCGGGTCGCCCAGGCGGGCAGGGCCACCGGGAAGCGGGTCGGCGTGTGCGGGGAGGCCGCCGCGGACCCGCTGCTCGCCTGCGTGCTCGTGGGGATGGGGGTCTCCTCACTCTCCGCGGCGCCGATCGCCCTACCGGCCGTCGGGGCCCGGCTGGCCGGGGCGACCCTGGCCGACTGCGAACGGGCCGCCGCGGCCGCGCTCGCCACCACCGACTCGCGGGAGGCGAGGGAGGCCGCCGCCGGGGCGCTCGCGTGA
- the coaE gene encoding dephospho-CoA kinase has protein sequence MIRIGLTGGIGAGKSTAARHFARLGAHLIDADVLAREVLDPGTPGLAAVVDRFGPGVLAPAEPGDDRGDAGGPDRLDRLDRPRLAAIVFDDAAALADLNSIVHPLVHRRTREELDRIARAEPDAVVVHDIPLLYEAGLAGQMDLVVVVSAEPQVRVERAVARGMDAADVRRRIAGQADDARRESIADVVLRNDGAEADLAEQVRAVWRERVLPLLAARA, from the coding sequence GTGATCCGGATCGGCCTCACGGGCGGCATCGGAGCGGGCAAGTCCACCGCGGCCCGCCACTTCGCCCGCCTCGGGGCGCACCTGATCGACGCCGACGTGCTTGCCCGGGAGGTGCTCGATCCCGGCACACCGGGCCTGGCCGCCGTCGTGGATCGCTTCGGACCCGGCGTGCTCGCCCCGGCCGAGCCCGGTGACGATCGCGGCGATGCCGGTGGTCCCGACCGGCTCGACCGGCTCGACCGGCCGAGGCTGGCGGCGATCGTGTTCGACGACGCCGCGGCACTCGCGGACCTCAATTCCATCGTCCACCCGCTCGTGCATCGGCGGACCCGGGAGGAGCTCGACCGGATCGCGCGCGCGGAGCCGGACGCGGTGGTCGTCCACGACATCCCGCTGCTCTACGAGGCGGGCCTGGCGGGCCAGATGGATCTCGTGGTCGTCGTGAGCGCCGAGCCCCAGGTGCGGGTCGAGCGCGCGGTCGCGCGGGGGATGGACGCCGCGGACGTGCGCCGCCGCATCGCCGGGCAGGCGGACGACGCACGGCGCGAGTCGATCGCCGACGTCGTGCTGCGCAACGACGGCGCCGAGGCCGACCTGGCCGAGCAGGTCCGGGCGGTCTGGCGCGAGCGCGTGCTGCCGCTGCTCGCTGCCCGGGCATAA
- a CDS encoding VOC family protein: protein MDQRLHFLTIATPDLDAARGFYRDGLGWTPTMDVPGEIIFFQIAPGLLLGLFDAEKFAADLPPGHSTAGVAGITLAHNVPDRESVATTLAAIERAGGTIIQPAQEGAFGGVFHGHATDPNGIIWEIAYNPGWRIEADGTVVLQ from the coding sequence ATGGATCAGCGACTGCACTTCCTCACGATTGCGACGCCCGATCTCGACGCGGCGCGCGGCTTCTATCGCGATGGTCTGGGATGGACGCCCACGATGGACGTGCCGGGGGAGATCATCTTCTTCCAGATCGCACCCGGCCTCCTGCTCGGACTGTTCGACGCCGAGAAGTTCGCCGCCGACCTTCCCCCCGGTCACTCGACCGCGGGCGTCGCGGGCATCACCCTGGCGCACAACGTGCCGGACCGTGAGAGTGTCGCTACCACGCTCGCAGCCATCGAGAGGGCCGGTGGCACGATCATCCAGCCTGCTCAGGAGGGTGCCTTCGGTGGCGTCTTCCATGGTCACGCGACCGATCCCAACGGCATCATCTGGGAGATCGCATACAACCCCGGCTGGCGCATCGAGGCGGACGGGACCGTGGTGCTCCAATAG
- a CDS encoding DUF6788 family protein, with protein sequence MDKDYSTMAVGELEELRSLVLDRMAAVPQFRRGSLQVGYRKCGRATCRCARPGEQGHGPRGLWTRTAKGPGGSRGQYIPVDQVDQVRAELDNYAQFEDLVADYVEINEALCKARVRPPGRRGNVVPAGSGGEKGGPGTGTASRRV encoded by the coding sequence ATGGACAAGGACTACTCGACGATGGCGGTGGGCGAGCTCGAGGAGCTGCGTTCGCTGGTGCTGGACCGTATGGCCGCGGTTCCGCAGTTCCGGCGTGGGTCGTTGCAGGTGGGCTATCGCAAGTGCGGGCGGGCGACGTGTCGGTGTGCTCGTCCCGGCGAGCAGGGTCATGGCCCGCGGGGGTTGTGGACTCGGACGGCCAAGGGGCCGGGTGGCTCGCGCGGGCAGTACATCCCGGTCGATCAGGTCGACCAGGTCCGCGCCGAGCTGGACAATTACGCCCAGTTCGAGGATCTGGTGGCCGATTACGTGGAGATCAACGAGGCGCTGTGCAAGGCGCGGGTGAGGCCACCAGGGCGACGTGGGAACGTCGTCCCCGCTGGCTCTGGCGGGGAAAAAGGGGGGCCTGGGACCGGGACGGCCTCGCGGAGAGTCTGA
- a CDS encoding ISKra4 family transposase, which produces MAAAEARRLVLATAELAEHGEASVLEAIERAAQQSAATIGLAAVAGIMDWAGQHSPARMSCPDGEHAARLVARRTKTIRTLLGSVEITRGYYHCGACRAGFAPLDTRLGVQGTGLSPGLARACALAGSEMPYAKGFELITAVTGLDLASTSTLARTTRAQGARAREVIDAEQNAAMTSPRPIPAAVDEAGMGLCYIVMDGTGAPMLPRETTGRHGKTPGTRAGTREVKIGCFFTQSGCDPLTGDPVQDPGTASYISTFEPAAGFGAQAKAEYLRRGFDQIRQPVVLGDGAKWIWNIADQHFTTATQIVDYFHAREHLADLTKLLTPVLTDPTTFTRDLIDQLDLGNTAAIATAIDQLDLPAKAPDLARPAATETGYFTSNHHRMQYADFRAAGYYIGSGPVESACNTIVKQRSKRAGMHWTIAGLAPVLALRTLHQSNRDQELWPATQT; this is translated from the coding sequence TTGGCCGCGGCCGAGGCCCGTCGGCTGGTACTTGCCACGGCCGAGCTCGCCGAGCACGGCGAGGCGAGTGTCTTGGAAGCGATCGAGCGCGCGGCTCAGCAATCGGCCGCGACGATCGGGCTGGCCGCCGTGGCCGGGATCATGGACTGGGCCGGCCAACACAGCCCGGCCCGCATGTCCTGCCCCGACGGTGAGCACGCCGCGCGGCTGGTGGCCCGGCGTACCAAGACGATCCGCACCCTGCTCGGGAGCGTGGAGATCACCCGCGGCTACTACCACTGCGGCGCGTGTCGAGCCGGATTCGCGCCGCTGGATACCCGCCTGGGAGTCCAGGGAACCGGCCTGTCACCGGGACTGGCGCGGGCGTGCGCACTGGCCGGGTCCGAGATGCCCTACGCCAAGGGCTTCGAGCTCATCACCGCCGTCACCGGCCTCGACCTGGCCTCCACCTCGACCCTGGCGCGCACGACCCGCGCCCAGGGCGCCCGGGCCCGAGAAGTCATCGACGCCGAGCAGAACGCCGCCATGACCTCACCCCGCCCGATCCCCGCCGCCGTAGATGAGGCGGGAATGGGGCTGTGCTACATCGTCATGGACGGAACCGGGGCCCCCATGCTGCCCCGCGAGACCACTGGCCGCCACGGGAAGACCCCCGGCACCAGAGCCGGGACCAGGGAAGTGAAGATCGGCTGCTTCTTCACCCAATCCGGGTGTGACCCACTCACCGGCGACCCCGTCCAGGACCCCGGCACGGCGAGCTACATCTCCACCTTCGAACCCGCGGCCGGGTTCGGCGCCCAGGCCAAGGCCGAATACCTGCGCCGAGGATTCGACCAGATCCGCCAACCCGTCGTCCTGGGCGATGGCGCCAAATGGATCTGGAACATCGCCGACCAGCACTTCACCACCGCCACCCAGATCGTGGACTACTTCCACGCCCGCGAACACCTCGCAGACCTGACCAAGCTCCTCACCCCCGTCCTGACCGACCCGACCACCTTCACCCGCGACCTCATCGATCAACTCGACCTGGGCAACACCGCCGCAATCGCCACCGCCATCGACCAGCTCGACCTCCCCGCCAAGGCGCCCGACCTGGCCAGACCCGCAGCGACCGAGACCGGCTACTTCACCAGCAATCACCACCGCATGCAATACGCCGACTTCCGCGCAGCCGGCTACTACATCGGCTCCGGCCCGGTCGAATCCGCCTGCAACACCATCGTCAAACAACGCTCCAAACGAGCCGGCATGCACTGGACCATCGCCGGCCTCGCCCCCGTCCTAGCCCTACGCACCCTGCACCAGTCCAACCGAGACCAAGAACTCTGGCCCGCAACACAAACCTGA
- a CDS encoding alpha/beta hydrolase produces MDRPEILPIDDSATVWTTFRPTGRPLLVLMHGYGANERDLLPLAAQLPPEFAVAALRAPLPLGRGGHAWFPITADPGTPTLADADAATAGVLAWLETVRAEHAPGPVVLLGFSQGGAMAAHLLRRAPAAFAAAVVLSGFSVPGSVDGDARLAQLRPPLFWGYDPADPIVPGAAFDRTRDFLSGHVDLREHRYAVGHSISAAELDDVAEFLAGVLDGVGPVIEP; encoded by the coding sequence ATGGACCGACCCGAGATCCTCCCGATCGACGATTCCGCCACCGTGTGGACCACGTTCCGGCCCACGGGCCGGCCCCTGCTCGTGCTCATGCACGGTTACGGCGCGAACGAACGCGATCTCCTCCCGCTCGCGGCCCAGCTGCCGCCAGAATTCGCGGTCGCCGCCCTGCGTGCGCCGCTGCCCCTGGGCCGCGGTGGCCACGCCTGGTTCCCCATCACCGCCGATCCGGGCACGCCGACGCTCGCCGACGCCGACGCCGCCACCGCCGGCGTCCTCGCCTGGCTCGAGACCGTCCGCGCCGAGCACGCCCCCGGCCCGGTCGTGCTCCTCGGCTTCTCCCAGGGCGGCGCGATGGCCGCGCATCTCCTCCGACGCGCTCCCGCGGCGTTCGCGGCGGCCGTCGTGCTCTCGGGCTTCTCCGTTCCGGGGAGTGTGGACGGCGACGCCCGCCTCGCGCAGTTGCGCCCGCCGTTGTTCTGGGGGTACGACCCGGCCGATCCGATCGTGCCGGGGGCCGCCTTCGACCGCACCCGGGACTTCCTCTCCGGGCACGTGGACCTGCGCGAGCACCGGTACGCGGTGGGCCATTCGATCTCCGCGGCGGAACTCGACGACGTCGCCGAGTTCCTCGCCGGCGTGCTCGACGGGGTGGGACCCGTGATCGAACCATGA
- the uvrB gene encoding excinuclease ABC subunit UvrB: MRPVTDLQRTVAPFEVVAEYEPSGDQPTAIADLTERINAGEKDIVLLGATGTGKSATTAWLIEQVQRPTLVMAPNKTLAAQLANEFRELLPNNAVEYFVSYYDYYQPEAYVPSSDTYIEKDSSINDEVERLRHSATNSLLTRRDTVVVASVSCIYGLGTPQEYVDRMVRLRVGQQLDRDDLLRRFVQMQYTRNDMAFTRGTFRVRGDTVEIIPVYEELAIRIEMFGDEIESLQTLHPITGDVLASEGEMYLFPATHYVAGPERMERAITGIETELAEQLERFEQAGKLLEAQRLRMRTTYDIEMMRQVGSCSGIENYSRHIDGREAGSAPNTLLDFFPEDFLIVIDESHVTVPQIGAMYEGDMSRKRTLVDHGFRLPSAMDNRPLRWEEFQERIGQTVYLSATPGPYELSQSDGVVQQIIRPTGLVDPEVVVKPTEGQIDDLLAEIHDRTSRDERVLVTTLTKKMAEDLTDYFIERGVRVQYLHSEVDTLRRVELLRELRSGVFDVLVGINLLREGLDLPEVSLVAILDADKEGFLRSGTSLIQTIGRAARNVSGQVHMYADVVTDSMRHAIDETNRRRQIQVDYNHTHGIDPTPLRKRIGDITDLLAREDIDTKELLAGGYRKPVESRSGAAAGAVTARANLAGAATGDLAALIQELSDQMHSAAAELQFEVAARLRDEISDLKKELRQMSAATS, translated from the coding sequence ATGCGCCCAGTGACCGATCTGCAGCGAACCGTCGCACCGTTCGAGGTCGTCGCCGAATACGAGCCCTCCGGGGATCAGCCGACCGCCATCGCCGATCTGACCGAACGGATCAACGCGGGCGAGAAGGACATCGTGCTGCTCGGCGCCACGGGGACCGGGAAGTCCGCGACCACCGCGTGGCTGATCGAGCAGGTGCAGCGACCCACCCTCGTCATGGCGCCGAACAAGACCCTCGCGGCGCAGCTCGCCAACGAGTTCCGCGAGCTGCTGCCGAACAACGCGGTCGAGTACTTCGTGTCGTACTACGACTACTACCAGCCCGAGGCGTACGTGCCCTCCTCGGACACCTATATCGAGAAGGACTCCTCGATCAACGACGAGGTGGAGCGGCTGCGGCACTCGGCCACGAACTCCCTCCTCACCCGGCGCGACACCGTGGTCGTGGCGTCCGTCTCGTGCATCTACGGCCTCGGAACGCCGCAGGAGTACGTCGACCGGATGGTGCGGCTGCGGGTGGGGCAGCAGCTCGACCGGGACGACCTGCTGCGCCGATTCGTGCAGATGCAGTACACCCGCAACGACATGGCCTTCACCCGCGGCACGTTCCGCGTGCGCGGCGACACGGTCGAGATCATCCCCGTGTACGAGGAGCTGGCGATCCGGATCGAGATGTTCGGCGACGAGATCGAGTCGCTGCAGACCCTCCATCCGATCACGGGGGACGTGCTCGCCTCCGAGGGCGAGATGTACCTGTTCCCGGCCACGCACTACGTGGCCGGGCCGGAGCGGATGGAACGGGCGATCACCGGGATCGAGACCGAGCTCGCCGAGCAGCTCGAACGATTCGAGCAGGCCGGCAAGCTCCTCGAGGCGCAGCGGCTGCGGATGCGCACCACCTACGACATCGAGATGATGCGCCAGGTCGGGAGCTGCTCGGGCATCGAGAACTACTCCCGCCACATCGACGGGCGCGAGGCCGGTTCGGCGCCCAACACCCTGCTCGACTTCTTCCCCGAGGACTTCCTCATCGTCATCGACGAGTCGCACGTGACCGTGCCGCAGATCGGCGCGATGTACGAGGGGGACATGTCGCGCAAGCGCACGCTCGTGGATCACGGCTTCCGGCTGCCCTCGGCCATGGACAACCGCCCGCTGCGCTGGGAGGAGTTCCAGGAGCGGATCGGGCAGACCGTCTACCTCTCGGCCACCCCCGGGCCGTACGAGCTGAGCCAGTCCGACGGGGTGGTCCAGCAGATCATCCGCCCGACCGGCCTCGTGGACCCGGAGGTGGTGGTCAAGCCGACGGAGGGCCAGATCGACGACCTGCTCGCCGAGATCCACGACCGCACGAGCCGGGACGAACGGGTGCTCGTGACCACGCTGACGAAGAAGATGGCCGAGGACCTGACCGACTACTTCATCGAGCGCGGGGTGCGCGTGCAGTACCTCCACTCCGAGGTGGACACCCTGCGCCGGGTGGAACTGCTGCGGGAGCTGCGCTCGGGGGTCTTCGACGTGCTCGTGGGGATCAACCTGCTGCGCGAGGGCCTCGACCTGCCGGAGGTCTCCCTCGTGGCGATCCTCGACGCCGACAAGGAGGGATTCCTGCGCTCGGGCACCTCCCTCATCCAGACGATCGGCCGGGCCGCCCGGAACGTCTCCGGGCAGGTGCACATGTACGCCGACGTCGTCACCGACTCGATGCGGCACGCGATCGACGAGACGAACCGCCGCCGGCAGATCCAGGTGGACTACAACCACACCCACGGCATCGACCCGACGCCGCTGCGCAAGCGGATCGGGGACATCACCGACCTGCTCGCCCGGGAGGACATCGACACCAAGGAACTCCTCGCCGGTGGGTATCGCAAGCCGGTCGAGTCCCGCTCGGGGGCCGCCGCCGGGGCGGTGACCGCGCGGGCGAACCTCGCCGGGGC